GCGGACGCCGACGCGCAGGAGGAGGGGAAACCCGACGTCCCCGATGCGAACGCCGTTGCCGACGCGGAGGCGGACGCCGACACCGGAGAGGCCGACGCAGAAGAGGCCGGCTCCCACGAGGCGGACTCCCAAGAGGAGGACGCGTCGGCCGGTGACGAACACCCCCAGGTCTCCTACGTCCTGCACGTCAACGGGGTCGACCGGCCGGTCACCGGCGCGTGGATCGGCGAGTCGCTGCTGTATGTGCTGCGGGAGCGGCTCGGGCTGGCGGGCGCCAAGGACGGGTGCGCGCAGGGCGAGTGCGGCGCGTGCTCGGTGCAGGTGGACGGCCGGCTCGTGGCCGCCTGCCTGGTGCCCGCGGCCACCGCGGCGGGCAGCGAGGTACGCACCGTCGAGGGCCTCGCGACGGACGGCGTGCCCTCCGACGTTCAGTGCGCGCTGGCCGAAAGCGGCTCCGTGCAGTGCGGGTTCTGCGTGCCCGGTCTGGCCATGACCGTGCACGATCTGCTGGAGGGCAACCACGCCCCCAGCGACCTGGAGACCCGCAAGGCGATCAGCGGCAACCTGTGCCGCTGCTCCGGATACCGGGGCGTGCTCGACGCCGTCCGCACCGTCGTCTCCGAACGCGCCGCGAAGGCCGAGCGGGAGACGGCCGAGGCCGAGGCGCAAGCCCAGACCCAGGCCCAGGGGGCGGCGGCCGGCACCCCCGGCGCACCCGGCCCGCATCCGGAACACGCCAACGGCGTGTTCGGCAACGGCAACGCCGACAACGGCGGCAACGCCAACGGTGGTTACGAGACCGGCGCGTACCCCCGCGAGGCGTACCCGAACGGCGAGTACGGCGAGGCCCCGCACGAGGGCGGCCAGTACGGCACCGAGCAGTACGGCCAGGGCCAGTACGGCAACGAGCAGTACGGCGCCGACCAGTACGGCCAGGACCAGTACGGCCAGGACCAGTACGGCGGCAACGAGCAGTACCGCGGCAACGACCAGTACGGCGGTGCCGAGTACGGCAACGGCACCTACGGGGCGGACATCCCCCAGCAGACACGCCACCCGGACAGGGGCGCGTGATGCCGGCCGGACCCCCTCACCCCGCACCCACCCGGGCAACCGGCGTCAGCCCGAGCCCCACCCGCGTGAACCAGCCCCGCCCGCGTGACCGCGCCACCGCGCGCGTCCGAAAGGGCGGCGGGCACCAGCACAGAAAGGCGGCGGTATGACGGAGACGGCTGACGGCCACCCCGGCGCCGGCCCCGGCACGGGCTCCGGCGCCGCCTCGGCGACCCCCGCCGGAGGCGCCCCGCTGCCCCCGGGTTCGCGGAGCGCGCCCGAGCCGCACGGGCTCGGAGCCTCTGTCATGCCCACCGACGTCTACGCCAAGGCGCAGGGCACCTTCCCCTACGCGGCCGACCTGTGGGCCGAGGGGCTGTTGTGGGCCGCGGTGCACCGCTCCTCGTACCCGCGCGCCCGGATCGTGTCCATCGACACCGAACAGGCCGCCGCCATGCCGGGCGTGCACGCCGTCGTGACGCACGAGGACGTGCCCGGGGACTCGTCGCACGGCCGGAAGGTCGCCGACCAGCCCGCCTTCGCGCGCGATGAGGTGCGCTACTTCGGCGAGCCGATCGCGGCCGTCGCCGCCGACCATCCGGACACCGCGCGGCTTGCCGCCGCCGCCATCGCCGTCGAGTACGAGGTGCTGGAGCCGGTCAGCGACCCGGAGAAGTCCTTCGAGTCCGAGCCGCTGCACCCCGACGGCAACCTGCTGCGCCACATCCCGCTGCGCTACGGCGACCCGGACGCCACCGGCGAGGTCGTCGTCGAGGGCCTGTACCGGGTCGGCCGCCAGGACCCCGCGCCGATCGGCGCCGAGGCCGCGCTCGCCGTACCCCGCCCGGACGGGGGCGTGGAGATCTACACCGCCTCCACCGACCCGCACACCGACCGCGACCTGGCCGCGGCCTGCTTCGGGCTGCCGCCCGAGCAGGTCAAGATCGTGGTGACCGGGGTGCCAGGGGCCATGGGCGACCGCGAGGACGCCGCGCTCCAGGTCCCGTTGGGGCTGCTCGCGATGCGCACCGGCTGCCCGGTCAAGATCGCGCTGACCCGCGAGGAGTCCTTCCTCGGCCACGCCCACCGCCACCCCACCCTGCTGCGCTACCGCCACCACGCGGACGGCGAGGGCACGCTGGTGAAGGTCGAGGCACAGATCCTGCTGGACGGCGGCGCCTACGCCGACACCTCCTACGACGCGCTGGCCGCCGCCGTCTCGTTCGCCGCCGGGCCGTACGTCGTGCCGCACGCGGTGATCGACGGCTGGGTGGTGCGCACCAACAACCCGCCCTCGGGCCATGTGCGCGGCGAGGGCGCGATGCAGGTGTGCGCCGCGTACGAGGGCCAGATGGACAAGCTCGCCGAGCGGCTCGGCCTCGACCCGGCCGAGGTGCGGATGCGCAACGTGCTGGCGACCGGCGACCTGCTGCCGACGGGCCAGACCGTCACCTGCCCGGCGCCGGTTGCCGAACTCCTCAGCGCCGTACGCGAGGCGCCGCTGCCCGCGCTGCCCAAGGACGCGCCCGAGTCCGACTGGCTGCTGCCCGGCGGACCGGAGGGCGCGGGCGACCCGGCCGCGGTGCGGCGCGGGGTCGGCTACGCGCTCGGCATGGTGCACATGCTCGGTGCCGAGGGCACCGACGAGGTGTCCACGGCCACCGTCAAGGTCAGCGGGCCCGTCGCCACGGTGATGTGCGCGGCGGTCGAGGCCGGCCAGGGCTTCGACACGCTTGCCCGGCAGATCGTGCAGGAGACCCTCGGTATCGACGAGGTGCACATCGCCTCCGTCGACACCGACCAGCCGCCCTCCGGCGCGAGCGGGCGCGGCCGGCACACCTGGGTGTCGGGCGGCGCGGTCGAGCGCGCGGCGAAGATGGTGCGCACCCAGCTGCTCCAGCCGCTGGCGGCGAAGTTCGGGATGTCCACGGAGCTGCTGTCCATCGCGGACGGCAAGATCACCTCGTACGACGGGGTGCTGTCCACCACCGTCGTGGAGGCGCTGGAGGGCAAGGAGCTGTGGGCGACGGCGCAGTGCCGCCCGCATCCGACCGAGCCGCTGGACGAGTCGGGCCAGGGCGACGCCTTCGTCGGCCTCGCCTTCGCCGCCGTACGCGCGGTGGTGGACGTCGACATCGAGCTGGGCTCCGTCCGCGTGGTCGAGGTCGCCCTCGCGCAGGACGTGGGCCGCGTCCTCAACCCCCGGCAGCTGCGGGCCCGCCTGGAGGCGGGCGTCACCCAGG
This sequence is a window from Streptomyces sp. NBC_01775. Protein-coding genes within it:
- a CDS encoding xanthine dehydrogenase family protein molybdopterin-binding subunit: MTETADGHPGAGPGTGSGAASATPAGGAPLPPGSRSAPEPHGLGASVMPTDVYAKAQGTFPYAADLWAEGLLWAAVHRSSYPRARIVSIDTEQAAAMPGVHAVVTHEDVPGDSSHGRKVADQPAFARDEVRYFGEPIAAVAADHPDTARLAAAAIAVEYEVLEPVSDPEKSFESEPLHPDGNLLRHIPLRYGDPDATGEVVVEGLYRVGRQDPAPIGAEAALAVPRPDGGVEIYTASTDPHTDRDLAAACFGLPPEQVKIVVTGVPGAMGDREDAALQVPLGLLAMRTGCPVKIALTREESFLGHAHRHPTLLRYRHHADGEGTLVKVEAQILLDGGAYADTSYDALAAAVSFAAGPYVVPHAVIDGWVVRTNNPPSGHVRGEGAMQVCAAYEGQMDKLAERLGLDPAEVRMRNVLATGDLLPTGQTVTCPAPVAELLSAVREAPLPALPKDAPESDWLLPGGPEGAGDPAAVRRGVGYALGMVHMLGAEGTDEVSTATVKVSGPVATVMCAAVEAGQGFDTLARQIVQETLGIDEVHIASVDTDQPPSGASGRGRHTWVSGGAVERAAKMVRTQLLQPLAAKFGMSTELLSIADGKITSYDGVLSTTVVEALEGKELWATAQCRPHPTEPLDESGQGDAFVGLAFAAVRAVVDVDIELGSVRVVEVALAQDVGRVLNPRQLRARLEAGVTQGIGTALTEHLRVAKGVVRHPDLTAYALPTALDTPDIRIVELIEERDVVAPFGAKAASSAPVVTTPSAVAAAVRAATGRPVNRLPIRPQAAVGAAQ